A single Bacillus sp. OxB-1 DNA region contains:
- a CDS encoding DUF2512 family protein: protein MNENSIVNHGKALALKGGLIFPVVWIVLTLIYGVSFFHSTLLGIALLLVSYVAGDMMVLPKMGNGAATFGDLIIGFLLLWGGLHLLGYDDSLGEALLTGALITFGEFFFHAWMLRTQFSHHQV from the coding sequence ATGAATGAGAATTCCATCGTCAACCACGGGAAAGCATTAGCGCTAAAGGGAGGCTTGATCTTTCCCGTTGTGTGGATTGTCTTAACGCTCATTTATGGCGTTTCTTTTTTTCATTCCACCCTACTGGGGATTGCTCTATTACTTGTTTCCTATGTAGCCGGGGATATGATGGTCTTGCCGAAGATGGGCAATGGCGCGGCTACGTTTGGCGATCTGATTATCGGTTTTCTCCTCCTCTGGGGCGGACTCCACTTGTTGGGTTATGATGACTCCCTTGGTGAAGCTCTGCTGACAGGCGCCCTCATCACTTTTGGTGAGTTCTTCTTCCATGCTTGGATGCTCCGGACCCAATTTTCTCATCATCAGGTTTGA
- a CDS encoding low molecular weight protein-tyrosine-phosphatase, with translation MIRVLFVCLGNICRSPMAEAVFRHLVQQERLEDVIVVDSAATSNWHIGKPPHAGTIAKLKENGISTEGMAGRQLDTSDFETYDFIVGMDTSNMEDIRRMLGQPDHPKILRLLDLTERRMDVPDPYFTGDFQETYELVTEGCEALLNQIKASGRLE, from the coding sequence ATGATTCGTGTTTTATTTGTCTGTCTCGGAAATATTTGTCGATCGCCTATGGCGGAAGCGGTGTTCCGTCATTTGGTACAGCAAGAGCGATTGGAAGATGTCATCGTAGTCGATTCAGCCGCCACGAGCAATTGGCATATCGGGAAGCCACCACATGCCGGAACGATCGCCAAATTGAAAGAAAACGGCATTTCGACGGAAGGAATGGCAGGACGCCAATTGGATACGTCGGACTTTGAAACATATGATTTTATTGTCGGTATGGACACTAGCAATATGGAAGATATCCGTCGGATGCTCGGACAGCCGGATCATCCGAAAATTTTGCGTTTGCTCGACTTGACCGAGCGCCGAATGGATGTCCCTGACCCGTATTTTACGGGAGATTTCCAAGAAACTTATGAACTCGTCACAGAAGGCTGTGAAGCATTGCTCAATCAAATAAAAGCGTCCGGACGATTAGAATAG
- the ehuB gene encoding ectoine/hydroxyectoine ABC transporter substrate-binding protein EhuB yields the protein MRKLGIGLISLVIVLVLAACGSGDAGSANGKEGNKLEALQEQGSVKIGFANEKPYAYEEDGELKGAAVAIAQEVFANLGIKEVDGQLSEFGQLIPALGAGKFDVITAGMAITPDRCTNVAFGEPEIRYGEGLIVEKGNPMNLHSYKDIADNPDIKVAVMSGATERDFMLREGVAENQITTVPDIPASFSAVESGRAHVTTGTEMTIKMALESANNEKLEFVNDFEQPDIEGVPSYGAAAFLNGDDDLREAYNAELQKLKESGKLAELIEPYGFTEEMNTVDPSITTASICSGENY from the coding sequence GTGAGAAAACTAGGCATTGGATTGATTTCGTTGGTTATAGTGCTCGTTCTTGCTGCTTGCGGCAGTGGAGATGCAGGATCCGCCAACGGAAAAGAAGGAAATAAACTGGAAGCGTTGCAAGAACAGGGGTCAGTCAAAATCGGGTTTGCCAATGAGAAGCCGTATGCGTATGAAGAAGATGGCGAACTGAAAGGAGCCGCGGTGGCAATCGCCCAAGAAGTGTTTGCCAACCTCGGGATCAAGGAAGTGGATGGACAGCTATCGGAATTCGGGCAGCTCATCCCAGCATTAGGTGCGGGGAAATTTGATGTCATTACAGCCGGAATGGCGATCACGCCGGACCGTTGTACGAATGTCGCATTTGGTGAGCCGGAAATCCGATATGGAGAAGGGCTGATCGTCGAAAAAGGCAATCCGATGAATTTGCATAGCTACAAAGACATCGCCGATAATCCGGATATTAAAGTGGCCGTCATGAGCGGTGCGACTGAAAGAGATTTCATGCTTCGCGAAGGAGTTGCGGAAAATCAAATTACGACAGTACCGGATATCCCGGCTTCCTTCTCCGCTGTTGAATCGGGCCGTGCTCATGTGACAACGGGAACGGAAATGACGATTAAAATGGCGTTGGAGTCAGCCAATAATGAGAAGCTGGAATTCGTCAATGATTTCGAGCAACCCGATATCGAAGGCGTGCCAAGCTACGGAGCGGCTGCATTCTTGAACGGGGACGATGACCTTCGGGAAGCGTATAATGCCGAATTGCAGAAGCTGAAAGAAAGCGGCAAACTCGCGGAACTGATCGAGCCCTATGGCTTTACGGAGGAAATGAATACGGTCGATCCGTCGATTACCACCGCCAGCATTTGCAGCGGGGAAAATTATTAA
- a CDS encoding amino acid ABC transporter permease, translated as MSSITEIALELTKGLKVTLLVLVLSIICSSIIAFVAGLSRISSNRLLTGFTGFYVEIFRGTSLIVQLFWFSYALPGLFGIHLGSDIWTAVLAISLNYGAYMSEVVRSSILAVAPGQTEAATALNLSKFQRMRHIIIPQAVRMMLPEYGNYLIQILKATSLVSLIGLTDLLYYGNIYRSTHLAEAPIVYILLLVMYFVLALPLIAFTRKMEKVSKKGVAHG; from the coding sequence GTGAGTTCCATAACGGAAATAGCCCTTGAGTTAACCAAAGGGTTGAAAGTAACCTTGCTTGTCTTAGTGTTATCCATTATTTGCTCCAGTATAATCGCCTTTGTGGCAGGATTGTCCCGAATCTCTTCGAACCGTCTGCTGACAGGATTCACTGGATTTTACGTTGAGATATTTCGGGGCACTTCGCTCATCGTGCAATTATTCTGGTTTTCATACGCCTTGCCCGGCTTGTTCGGCATCCATCTCGGAAGCGATATTTGGACAGCGGTGCTAGCCATCTCCCTCAATTACGGGGCGTATATGTCTGAAGTTGTCAGAAGCTCCATCCTGGCGGTCGCTCCCGGACAGACAGAAGCCGCCACTGCCTTGAATCTGTCGAAGTTCCAACGCATGCGCCACATCATCATTCCCCAAGCAGTCCGCATGATGTTGCCGGAATACGGAAACTACCTCATTCAAATTTTGAAAGCCACTTCGCTCGTGTCGTTGATCGGACTGACAGATCTGTTGTACTACGGCAATATTTACCGAAGCACCCATCTGGCAGAAGCGCCAATTGTCTACATCCTTCTTCTTGTCATGTACTTCGTGCTCGCCCTGCCATTGATCGCGTTTACTAGAAAGATGGAGAAAGTGTCGAAGAAAGGGGTGGCGCACGGATGA
- the ehuD gene encoding ectoine/hydroxyectoine ABC transporter permease subunit EhuD has protein sequence MTWDWNVFFEVIPLIFKGLWITLGLTIACYVFAAIFGFVWVFLYRIPVSGIRWLFSWIAEFIRSTPPLIQLFFLYYAWPMVPVVGVTLNPFVAAILGLGIHFSTYMAEVYRSGIESVDKGQWEAATALNLSTRQKWLKIVLPQAIPPTIPMLGNYLIIMFKEVPLASTIGVVAMLHIANDYGAQYYKYVEPLTVVALFFLLLSYPAALLISKLEKKYNRRFDKKTATL, from the coding sequence ATGACTTGGGATTGGAATGTTTTTTTTGAAGTCATACCTCTAATTTTCAAAGGGTTATGGATTACGCTCGGCTTGACGATCGCCTGTTATGTATTCGCGGCCATCTTCGGCTTTGTCTGGGTGTTTCTATATCGCATACCAGTGAGCGGCATCCGTTGGCTGTTCAGTTGGATTGCAGAATTCATCCGATCTACACCGCCGCTGATCCAATTGTTCTTCTTGTATTACGCATGGCCGATGGTGCCGGTCGTCGGGGTGACGCTCAATCCGTTCGTCGCAGCCATTCTTGGACTTGGCATTCATTTCAGTACGTATATGGCGGAAGTGTACCGGTCCGGCATCGAGTCGGTCGATAAAGGTCAGTGGGAAGCGGCGACTGCGTTAAATTTATCGACGCGCCAAAAATGGCTGAAGATCGTTTTACCGCAAGCCATTCCGCCAACGATTCCGATGCTTGGCAACTATTTGATTATCATGTTCAAAGAAGTACCGCTGGCGTCGACAATCGGTGTTGTGGCGATGCTCCATATCGCCAATGATTATGGCGCACAATATTATAAATACGTCGAACCGTTGACGGTCGTTGCGCTGTTCTTCTTGCTGTTGAGTTATCCAGCCGCGTTGCTCATTTCGAAGCTGGAGAAAAAGTACAATCGGCGGTTTGATAAGAAGACCGCTACGTTGTGA
- the ehuA gene encoding ectoine/hydroxyectoine ABC transporter ATP-binding protein EhuA, with protein MSEPIVQYKNIRKSFGEVDVLKGIDLDIQPAEKVALIGPSGSGKTTIIRMLMTLEQPTSGKIEVDGRNLWQMEKKGEWVTADEKHLREIRGDIGMVFQHFNLFPHMTILENCMLAPVIVKNESKETVRETAVEMLEKVGLGEKIDLYPSQLSGGQKQRVAMARALMMRPKVMLFDEVTSALDPELVGEVLEVIRDLAKEGEMAMILVTHEMDFALDIADRVLFLNEGVIEEEGHPTDILVNPKSERLQDFLGRFNGRAKEEQGVV; from the coding sequence ATGAGTGAACCGATCGTGCAATATAAAAATATCCGCAAATCTTTCGGAGAGGTGGACGTTTTGAAAGGGATCGACCTCGATATCCAGCCTGCTGAAAAGGTCGCTCTCATTGGACCAAGCGGCTCTGGGAAAACGACGATTATCCGGATGCTAATGACGTTGGAGCAGCCGACGTCCGGGAAAATCGAAGTGGATGGCCGAAATTTATGGCAGATGGAGAAAAAGGGGGAATGGGTGACAGCAGATGAAAAACATCTCCGCGAAATCCGGGGGGACATCGGCATGGTATTCCAACATTTCAACCTGTTTCCGCATATGACGATACTCGAAAACTGCATGCTGGCGCCTGTCATCGTCAAAAATGAAAGCAAGGAGACCGTTCGCGAAACAGCAGTGGAAATGCTGGAGAAGGTCGGGCTCGGAGAAAAGATTGACCTGTATCCGAGCCAGCTATCCGGCGGCCAGAAACAGCGGGTCGCCATGGCGCGAGCGCTCATGATGCGTCCGAAAGTGATGCTGTTCGATGAAGTGACATCCGCCTTGGACCCGGAACTGGTCGGGGAAGTGCTGGAAGTGATCCGCGATCTTGCGAAGGAGGGGGAGATGGCAATGATCCTCGTCACGCATGAAATGGATTTCGCCCTCGACATCGCAGACCGCGTCCTCTTCCTGAATGAAGGCGTCATCGAAGAGGAAGGCCATCCGACCGATATTCTCGTCAATCCGAAAAGCGAACGGCTGCAAGACTTCCTCGGCAGGTTTAACGGCAGGGCAAAAGAGGAGCAAGGGGTTGTCTAG
- a CDS encoding DUF1648 domain-containing protein, whose protein sequence is MMNPPKLEIPKTWWEKWFDRFTLGVFLAAVIYGLFAWPALPVEVPIHFNMTGEIDGWGHKGFLFLLPGIGAFLWIVLSFVEKHPETHNYQGLTEENAPRLYRNSIWLIHIMKNEILLFISYMTWKIIQNAFGRYLSGGVWDMIIFLIVLFGSMGFFIYRGIKIK, encoded by the coding sequence ATGATGAATCCGCCTAAATTGGAAATTCCGAAGACGTGGTGGGAGAAATGGTTTGACCGATTCACATTGGGTGTTTTTCTGGCAGCGGTCATCTATGGCCTGTTTGCATGGCCTGCCTTACCCGTGGAAGTGCCGATCCATTTCAATATGACGGGGGAAATCGACGGTTGGGGCCATAAAGGATTCCTGTTCCTGTTGCCGGGAATCGGCGCGTTCCTGTGGATCGTACTGTCGTTCGTCGAGAAGCATCCCGAAACACATAATTACCAAGGGCTGACAGAAGAAAACGCACCCCGTTTGTACCGCAACTCGATTTGGCTCATCCATATCATGAAAAATGAAATCCTTCTTTTCATTTCCTACATGACTTGGAAAATTATCCAGAACGCATTCGGCCGTTATTTGAGCGGCGGCGTCTGGGACATGATTATTTTCCTTATCGTCCTGTTCGGTTCCATGGGATTTTTCATTTACCGCGGCATAAAAATCAAGTGA
- a CDS encoding erythromycin esterase family protein, whose translation MSKKLVKAIQSHALPLHEKSTIDAIIDAIGDAEIVMLGEASHGTSEFYTVRAELTKRLIREKGFSLIAVEGDWPSAQEVNQHIKGFSVKKRSTTELLTEAFNRWPTWMWANEEIEALINWLKDENDQREPERMVGFYDIDLYSLYESIDEMLKFLKENPSFGVDLELAKKAFTCFEPYNRMPEHYALSTAHFSDECIREVSELLVSIRNHAARYGEGQEEDLNLAMNALVAKNAESYYRSMLKEEAISWNIRDTHMVEAIQKLKEYHGAGAKVIVWEHNTHIGDASETSMKNEDMLNVGQLIREQYGRDNTYAIGFGMYAGTVIAAENWGDPLQRMTVPPARFNTWEGQLHAAGEEDKVLLFNEENRSLFQDWVGHRAIGVVYHPEFEAYGNYVSSRISHRYDAFIYLDETTALKPL comes from the coding sequence TTGTCCAAAAAGCTTGTGAAGGCGATTCAATCGCACGCCCTCCCCCTGCATGAAAAATCGACGATCGATGCAATAATCGACGCAATCGGAGACGCCGAAATCGTCATGCTCGGGGAAGCATCACATGGGACATCGGAATTTTATACGGTCCGTGCGGAGCTGACGAAGCGTTTGATTCGGGAAAAAGGATTTTCACTCATTGCGGTCGAGGGCGATTGGCCGTCTGCGCAGGAAGTCAATCAGCATATCAAAGGGTTTTCGGTAAAGAAACGATCCACCACTGAACTGTTGACCGAGGCGTTTAACCGCTGGCCGACGTGGATGTGGGCGAACGAGGAGATTGAAGCGCTCATCAACTGGCTGAAAGATGAGAATGACCAACGGGAACCGGAGCGGATGGTCGGATTTTACGACATTGATCTATACAGCCTTTATGAATCGATCGATGAAATGCTGAAGTTTTTGAAGGAAAATCCTTCATTCGGGGTAGATTTGGAATTGGCCAAAAAGGCGTTTACCTGCTTTGAGCCATATAATCGCATGCCCGAACACTATGCGTTGTCGACCGCCCATTTTTCGGATGAGTGCATTCGCGAAGTATCGGAACTGCTCGTTTCCATACGAAACCATGCCGCACGGTACGGGGAAGGACAGGAGGAAGACTTGAACCTTGCGATGAACGCATTGGTTGCCAAAAATGCGGAGTCGTATTACCGGTCGATGCTGAAAGAAGAGGCCATTTCGTGGAATATCCGGGATACGCATATGGTCGAAGCGATTCAGAAGCTCAAGGAATATCATGGCGCTGGAGCGAAAGTGATTGTCTGGGAGCATAACACCCATATCGGCGATGCGTCCGAGACGTCGATGAAGAATGAGGATATGCTGAACGTCGGCCAATTGATACGGGAACAATACGGCAGGGACAATACGTATGCCATCGGATTCGGCATGTATGCCGGGACAGTCATCGCAGCTGAAAACTGGGGCGATCCCTTGCAGCGAATGACCGTCCCTCCCGCTCGTTTCAATACGTGGGAAGGTCAGCTACATGCAGCGGGAGAAGAAGATAAAGTGCTCCTATTTAATGAAGAGAACCGTTCTTTATTTCAGGATTGGGTCGGCCACCGCGCCATCGGGGTCGTCTATCATCCCGAATTTGAGGCGTACGGCAACTATGTCTCCTCCCGTATTAGCCACCGATACGACGCGTTCATTTATCTCGATGAAACAACAGCGTTGAAGCCGCTTTAA
- a CDS encoding alpha/beta fold hydrolase has product MAVFYEQFGKIGEGPLLVFIHGGGAGGWMWDKQVSHFRDYHCIVPTLQGHGVRSEEGTFSIRDNAQELIDLIETERAGRTVHIIGFSIGAQIALEMLNLAPHLAQTAMVNSALLRPMAWAKPFIRPSIRITMPLIRNRAFAKMQAKQLYLDEEYFDRYYEDSVKMKAGTLIDMLRENLSFTIPKGVSNSSTSILATAGMKERNSVIQSAKQLTALRPDWHCLLVPGIGHGFPIARPDLFNQTVEKWLAEHIV; this is encoded by the coding sequence ATGGCGGTCTTTTATGAACAATTTGGAAAAATAGGGGAAGGGCCTCTTCTCGTATTCATCCATGGCGGCGGAGCCGGAGGATGGATGTGGGACAAGCAAGTCAGTCACTTCCGCGATTATCATTGCATTGTGCCGACATTGCAAGGGCATGGCGTACGTAGCGAGGAAGGGACGTTTTCAATCCGGGACAACGCGCAAGAGCTGATCGATTTGATTGAAACCGAAAGGGCGGGTCGAACTGTCCATATTATCGGTTTTTCCATCGGAGCGCAGATTGCATTGGAAATGTTGAATCTAGCTCCGCATTTGGCGCAGACTGCGATGGTCAATAGTGCACTACTTCGTCCGATGGCTTGGGCGAAGCCGTTCATCAGGCCGTCCATCCGCATAACGATGCCCCTCATCCGCAACCGGGCCTTCGCAAAAATGCAAGCGAAACAATTGTATTTGGATGAGGAGTATTTCGATAGATACTATGAAGATAGCGTGAAAATGAAAGCTGGGACACTCATCGACATGTTGCGGGAAAACCTATCCTTTACCATTCCGAAAGGGGTTTCCAACAGCTCGACCTCCATACTCGCCACTGCCGGAATGAAAGAACGGAACAGCGTCATCCAATCGGCTAAGCAACTCACTGCGCTTCGGCCCGATTGGCACTGTCTTCTCGTCCCCGGCATCGGTCACGGATTTCCGATCGCCCGCCCGGACTTGTTCAATCAAACCGTGGAAAAGTGGCTGGCAGAACACATAGTATAG
- a CDS encoding dimethylarginine dimethylaminohydrolase family protein produces the protein MESPVTQQTKTKCDTEYETLKRVILCQPQFMAIEDVINDVQKQYKEENIDVERAMEQHRIFEQQLRKHGVEVVKLPSSEQFPEQVFTRDIGFTVGEEVFVAEMASDIRKGEEVALEEWLADENIPFQTTADRVEGGDVLIDREKIFVGISSRTSEQAVAMLEKELTDHEVIRVPFEEKYLHLDCVFNILSPEVALIFPQALSADMVDYLGAMYTLIEVSAEEQFTLGTNVLSIGNGKVFSLPMNQDVNAAMRAHGFEVIEVDFSEIIKSGGSFRCCSMPLERK, from the coding sequence ATGGAATCTCCCGTAACACAACAGACGAAAACGAAATGTGATACAGAATATGAGACGCTGAAACGCGTCATTTTGTGCCAACCGCAATTCATGGCAATCGAGGACGTCATCAATGACGTTCAGAAACAATATAAAGAGGAAAACATCGATGTCGAACGCGCGATGGAACAGCACCGAATATTTGAACAGCAACTGCGAAAACATGGCGTGGAAGTGGTGAAGCTTCCGTCATCCGAACAATTTCCGGAACAAGTCTTCACCCGCGACATCGGCTTTACCGTCGGGGAAGAAGTCTTTGTCGCTGAAATGGCAAGTGACATCCGGAAAGGGGAGGAAGTGGCGCTCGAAGAATGGTTAGCCGATGAGAACATTCCATTTCAAACGACGGCGGATCGGGTCGAAGGCGGGGACGTCCTCATCGACCGGGAAAAGATCTTCGTCGGGATCAGCAGCCGGACATCCGAACAGGCTGTTGCCATGTTGGAAAAAGAATTGACCGACCACGAAGTGATCCGCGTCCCGTTTGAAGAAAAATACTTGCATCTGGATTGCGTATTCAATATTCTATCCCCCGAAGTGGCGCTCATTTTCCCGCAAGCACTTTCCGCTGATATGGTGGACTACCTCGGCGCGATGTATACGCTCATCGAGGTGTCCGCTGAGGAGCAATTCACACTTGGGACGAACGTTTTATCTATCGGAAACGGCAAAGTGTTCAGCCTTCCGATGAACCAAGATGTCAATGCGGCAATGCGGGCGCATGGATTCGAAGTAATCGAAGTCGATTTTTCCGAAATCATCAAATCGGGCGGCTCCTTCCGTTGCTGCTCCATGCCGCTTGAGCGGAAATGA
- a CDS encoding DUF948 domain-containing protein: MLSAIGVLLIAIAFAVVSIYVAKLLHRVAQSIGTLGETAKRMEGQIDQTVGAVERTLEEADWTIRDIDVKLEALDSVFETAEEVGETAYLASTGLKEATGVYAKSEAMPGTKPFVRVVQFSELTLCMVDSWKRGKKASS; encoded by the coding sequence ATGTTGAGTGCAATCGGAGTGTTACTGATCGCCATTGCCTTTGCTGTCGTTTCTATTTATGTGGCCAAACTTTTGCATCGAGTCGCCCAGAGTATCGGGACACTGGGTGAAACTGCCAAACGGATGGAAGGGCAGATTGATCAAACTGTTGGGGCGGTAGAACGGACGTTAGAAGAAGCAGATTGGACAATCCGGGACATTGACGTCAAGCTGGAAGCATTGGATAGTGTCTTCGAAACAGCTGAAGAAGTCGGTGAAACGGCCTATCTGGCGAGTACCGGGTTGAAGGAAGCGACAGGCGTCTATGCGAAAAGCGAAGCCATGCCCGGAACAAAACCGTTCGTCCGGGTCGTTCAGTTTTCTGAACTGACGCTCTGCATGGTGGATTCTTGGAAACGTGGAAAAAAAGCATCGTCTTGA
- a CDS encoding DUF948 domain-containing protein: protein MSLTGVGVLLIGAGFLVLAIFIAKVLNHFSSILEGVNETVDRLPDQLDEVLAETGEMIRHSNDTLADVNEKLGTLTPLFHVAGDVGETTRKLSSSLVDVAEAAKSKVVDIDEEKRNKRLGGLYGTAALGLYAARKRKEAKSGGLKRPRNLMATGEEKAFDIARMKAEAKEAAREGKYLVQDQ from the coding sequence ATGAGTTTGACAGGAGTTGGCGTACTTTTAATCGGAGCCGGATTTTTAGTCCTTGCTATTTTCATCGCCAAAGTACTGAATCATTTCAGCTCCATTTTGGAAGGTGTGAACGAGACAGTGGATCGGCTGCCGGATCAGTTGGACGAGGTCCTTGCCGAGACCGGTGAGATGATCCGACATTCCAACGACACATTGGCGGACGTCAATGAAAAGCTTGGCACACTGACCCCGTTGTTTCACGTCGCGGGAGATGTCGGCGAGACGACACGGAAACTGTCCTCTTCCCTTGTCGATGTGGCCGAAGCAGCGAAGAGCAAGGTCGTCGATATCGATGAGGAGAAACGGAACAAACGTCTCGGCGGTTTATACGGGACGGCAGCGCTGGGCCTTTATGCAGCGCGGAAACGGAAGGAGGCGAAGAGCGGCGGTTTAAAAAGGCCGCGCAACCTTATGGCAACCGGGGAAGAGAAAGCGTTCGATATCGCACGCATGAAAGCAGAAGCAAAAGAAGCGGCACGGGAAGGAAAATATCTCGTGCAAGACCAATGA
- a CDS encoding DUF948 domain-containing protein: MDWMGIGVLLIGIAFVVLVILLIKPLNKAADLLEGLQETTDRLPDVVDDVSAQATDMLQTSNATLNQVNNQVHSLNPFFHIVGDTGKAARTLSLSALEKTNLLKAQTTSAKEYSKQEKYEGLYGILSFLFFLSQRRKEMKEIAEISSEK; this comes from the coding sequence ATGGATTGGATGGGAATCGGTGTACTGCTCATCGGCATTGCATTTGTAGTCCTCGTCATCTTGCTGATTAAGCCATTGAACAAGGCGGCCGATTTGCTGGAAGGCTTGCAGGAAACGACCGATCGCCTCCCCGATGTAGTCGACGATGTGTCGGCCCAGGCGACGGATATGTTGCAGACAAGCAATGCGACATTGAATCAGGTCAACAACCAAGTCCATTCGCTTAATCCCTTTTTCCATATCGTAGGCGATACTGGAAAAGCGGCACGAACGTTATCGTTATCCGCTTTGGAGAAAACGAATTTGCTGAAAGCCCAGACCACTAGTGCAAAGGAATACTCAAAACAGGAGAAGTACGAAGGACTTTATGGCATCCTGTCATTCCTTTTCTTCCTTTCCCAAAGAAGGAAAGAGATGAAAGAGATTGCAGAAATCTCTTCAGAAAAATAA
- a CDS encoding DUF948 domain-containing protein: MHILLYVSAAIAALSLALIAVFVFLVLKNTKQTMNSLSETVQRVETKLNGITEQSAQLMEKTNRIADDVETKVQSLDQLTKSARNFGQTKEHLNESFESLSQQIATPPKKLRPLMEKATALTEAAARIYYRLKKEKEAAQQKAARQSTGASSQSASVPQLEYRSRE; encoded by the coding sequence TTGCACATCCTTTTATATGTGAGCGCAGCCATCGCGGCTCTATCTTTGGCTCTCATTGCGGTCTTTGTCTTCCTCGTTCTGAAAAACACGAAACAGACGATGAATTCATTGTCGGAAACCGTCCAGCGAGTGGAAACGAAGTTAAACGGCATCACGGAGCAATCCGCGCAATTGATGGAGAAAACGAACCGGATTGCGGACGATGTCGAGACCAAAGTACAATCATTGGACCAGTTGACCAAGTCCGCTCGAAACTTCGGCCAAACGAAGGAGCACTTGAACGAATCCTTTGAGTCTTTATCTCAACAAATCGCGACACCACCTAAAAAACTGCGGCCGTTGATGGAAAAAGCGACCGCCTTGACGGAAGCGGCGGCACGGATTTATTATCGGCTGAAAAAGGAGAAAGAAGCGGCCCAACAAAAAGCGGCAAGGCAATCCACGGGAGCGTCTTCCCAATCGGCATCCGTCCCACAACTCGAATACCGCAGTCGGGAATAA
- a CDS encoding IS4 family transposase has translation MDKNTRKTSFGKWLNAIDFEKFNEIVTIHGQDRYTKKLTTQAYTLLMLYAQLMESDSLHALEAALTNRDFQRAIGVDSISVSQLSRKNNRLDPTVLSNLFMQLVSQIAVQKLSPKKGLLLKIIDSTTIPLNVNHFKWAEFRETKAGVKLHIRLVFDENGTHYPDKEVITNAKEHDRNQLEVLVDDKEAMYVFDRGYVDYERFDRFTDDGLFFVCRLKKNAVLHPIHTFSLPEGSDALSDTMAFVGANPNCTENVFRILVIPDGKGGELRLITNRFDISAEEISEIYRSRWAIELFFKWLKQHVKIKHFYGQSEYAVKNQIYLALIAYCLNVLIQSETNSRKSILAISRILAANLWESSRYWLRRIRSGSIP, from the coding sequence ATGGACAAGAATACACGAAAAACTTCATTTGGTAAATGGCTGAATGCCATTGATTTTGAGAAATTCAACGAAATTGTGACCATACATGGGCAAGACCGGTATACAAAGAAGTTAACGACGCAAGCTTACACACTTCTCATGCTGTATGCTCAATTAATGGAGTCAGACAGCCTGCACGCACTGGAAGCAGCGCTGACAAACCGGGATTTCCAACGGGCGATCGGCGTGGATTCCATCAGTGTGTCGCAGCTTTCCAGAAAGAATAATCGGTTGGATCCAACGGTTCTGTCGAATCTTTTCATGCAACTGGTTAGTCAGATCGCTGTACAAAAACTTTCGCCCAAAAAGGGGTTGCTCCTGAAAATCATCGACTCCACAACGATCCCGTTGAACGTAAACCATTTTAAATGGGCCGAATTCCGGGAGACCAAGGCCGGCGTAAAGCTGCATATACGCTTGGTGTTCGATGAAAACGGCACTCATTACCCCGACAAAGAGGTCATCACGAACGCCAAGGAGCACGACCGTAATCAACTCGAAGTGCTTGTTGACGACAAGGAGGCCATGTATGTTTTCGACCGCGGGTATGTGGATTATGAACGGTTTGACCGCTTCACGGACGATGGGCTTTTCTTCGTCTGTCGGTTGAAGAAGAATGCCGTTCTGCATCCCATCCACACATTCTCCCTTCCGGAAGGGAGTGATGCCCTTTCCGACACGATGGCGTTCGTAGGCGCCAATCCGAACTGTACGGAGAACGTTTTCCGAATCCTTGTCATCCCTGATGGCAAGGGGGGCGAATTGCGGCTGATCACCAATCGTTTCGACATTTCCGCGGAGGAAATCAGCGAAATCTACCGTTCTCGCTGGGCCATCGAATTGTTCTTCAAGTGGCTCAAGCAGCACGTGAAGATCAAGCATTTCTACGGTCAAAGTGAATACGCTGTGAAAAACCAGATTTATCTGGCTCTGATTGCCTATTGTCTGAACGTCCTGATTCAATCGGAAACAAACAGCAGGAAATCCATCTTGGCGATTTCACGTATTCTAGCCGCTAATCTATGGGAGTCGTCCCGGTATTGGCTTCGTAGAATCAGGAGTGGAAGCATACCGTAA